In a genomic window of Acidisoma sp. PAMC 29798:
- a CDS encoding class I SAM-dependent methyltransferase yields the protein MDAPLAAATASPQLRILRDELARLLDERDERSTQTADLDSHLPQSPFYHYNASFDPLEIMRRHSVPGLPPAQGHLTNFLGVLIDPKFFPTILDGKAGTVEAIPIPANWHADIAEWGAALRAVDLARGTFTVLELGCGWGCWMINSGVAARRAGLDVHVIGVEGDAGHIAFATEACATNGFAPNQITLRRGIAAPENGMALFPRQGQAGVSWGLEPIFGATEEQRREAAASGNYDELPMIALRELAGARERFDLVHIDIQGGEADFIAGCLPAMNDRVAYLLVGTHSRQLEGRIMDTLLPAGWILEIERPAIFALGADGPRITVDGVQGWRNPRLTIA from the coding sequence ATGGACGCTCCACTCGCCGCCGCGACCGCATCGCCCCAGCTGCGCATCCTACGCGACGAGTTGGCTCGCCTCCTCGATGAGCGAGATGAGCGCAGCACTCAGACCGCCGACCTCGACAGCCATCTGCCGCAAAGTCCTTTCTACCACTATAATGCGAGTTTCGATCCACTAGAGATCATGCGCCGCCACAGCGTGCCCGGCTTGCCGCCCGCACAGGGTCATCTTACCAACTTCCTCGGCGTGTTGATCGACCCAAAATTCTTTCCCACCATCCTCGATGGTAAGGCAGGCACGGTGGAAGCCATCCCTATACCTGCGAACTGGCACGCTGACATTGCGGAATGGGGCGCCGCGCTGCGCGCGGTCGATCTGGCGCGAGGCACCTTTACGGTTCTTGAACTCGGCTGTGGTTGGGGGTGCTGGATGATCAACAGCGGCGTTGCGGCGCGCAGGGCCGGTCTCGACGTACATGTCATTGGTGTCGAAGGTGACGCGGGTCATATCGCGTTTGCCACCGAGGCTTGCGCCACCAATGGTTTCGCGCCGAACCAGATCACGCTTCGTCGCGGCATCGCGGCGCCTGAGAACGGTATGGCGCTATTTCCTCGCCAGGGACAGGCTGGCGTGAGCTGGGGGCTAGAGCCGATATTCGGCGCGACGGAGGAGCAGCGCCGTGAAGCCGCGGCCTCCGGCAATTATGATGAACTGCCGATGATTGCTCTCAGGGAACTCGCGGGAGCGCGGGAACGCTTTGACTTGGTGCATATCGACATCCAGGGCGGGGAAGCAGACTTCATTGCCGGCTGCTTGCCCGCCATGAATGACAGGGTCGCCTATCTTCTTGTTGGTACCCATTCGCGCCAGCTCGAGGGCCGCATCATGGACACTCTGCTGCCTGCTGGTTGGATTCTTGAAATCGAACGCCCAGCCATCTTCGCGCTCGGTGCGGATGGGCCGCGGATCACCGTGGATGGCGTTCAAGGGTGGCGCAACCCACGCCTTACGATCGCCTGA